The nucleotide sequence GCAGCCTTTCCTGAAGAACTGGCCGAACGACTGGCAGGAATTCGGGACGGAATGGTGATTGTGACCGGGCCTACCGGTTCCGGAAAATCGACCACCCTCGCCATGATCGTCAATTTGATCAACAGGGCAGGGGGCAGTCGCATCATCAGCATTGAAGAGCCGCTCGAGTTTGAATTTCCCAGGATGCCCAATTCGATGGTGTCTCAACGGGAAGTGGGAGTCGATGTTCCCACGTTCGCGGACGGACTACGCAACGGACTGCGTCAAGATCCTGACGTGATTCTGGTGGGAGAGATTCGTGGCCATGACACTGCTCAAATCGCATTGAGCGCCGCGGAAACAGGGCACCTCGTGTTCAGCACCTTGCACTCACGCGACGCAAAGGGGGCCATTACGCGATACACCGACCTCTTCACCGATGACGCGCAACGCGACATTCGCTCTCAACTCGCCCTCTGTCTCCGCTCGGTCGTGGCTCAACGACTGTTACCCGATGTGCGACCGGGACGGAAACAGCACCTGGCTCTCGAGGTTCTCTGGAATACGTTTCCCATCGGCAGCGCGATCCGGACGGGCAAATTTGAATCGATCGACAATTACCTCACCACTGCCCGCGATGACGGAATGGTCAGTTTTGATGAATCGGTTCGACGGCTCTTCAAGGCGGGGAAAATTTCTCAGCAAGTTGCCGAAATGAACGTTCGCGAAGCGATTCAGCTTTATCGGTAATTCCTGTCTGGACGTACCTGTCACTTTGTTCTGTAATACACCCGGTAAACAGAGTTTGGCGCAACGATTGCGCGTTGTAACTGGCAGGGATGCGAATCCGTGAAGACATGGGGTCGATTGGGTTCATTTATTTGGCCGTACCGGCGAAAGTTGACACTTTCGTGCGTATTCGGGCTCGTAGCTGCACTCCTGTGGAGCTTCGAACTGCTCCTGACATTCCCGATCACCATCATGTTTGGCGAGTACCACACACTCGGAAACTACGTCCGCCACGAAGTTGAGCTGAAGACGTCGGCGATTGCAGAGCGAAACAGCAAACTCCTCGAACTCGATGAGAAGCTGCTGTCGCTACCTGAAAATGGAGAACGACGGCGCCTGTCTGAACGCGTCGAGGTCATTGAAGATCAACAGCGGCTGCGTACGGAAGTGAAGGCGTACACGTCGAAGCTCTGGTGGCTGACCTGGATCGAATCCAAGATCATCCGTAACCTGCCCACCGACCAGTTTCGCATGTTTGCGCTGCTGTTTTTCGGCATCCTGGTTGTCACCTTCGCCAAGGGAGCGGCGGGCTACTACCAGGACGTGCTGGCGGGCAGCGTCGCGGAGTCGGTCGTCATCGACCTGCGTCAGCAGTTGTTTCGAAGTGCGTTGCGGCTGGATCCACAAACGATTTCGCTTGAGGGAAGTTCGGCGTGGCTGACCGACTTTACGTACTCTCTGCAGCACCTGGTCAATGGGATGACAGAAGTCGGGGGACGCATCGTTCGCGAACCCTTGAAGGCGCTGTCGTGTCTTGTTGCGCTGTTCTACTTTAACTGGCAGCTGACGGTCGTCTTTCTGCTGTTCATGCCCGTCCTGGGATTGCTCTTCCATTGGCTGGGACAAAGACTGAAGCGGGCGGCCAATCGTGTCGTCGACAGCATGAGTCGGATCTACAAGAGCCTGGAAGAAACGTTCAATAACTCCAAAGCAGTGATCGCCTTCGATCGCGCCGGGCAACACCGTCGCCACTTCCACCGTGAAAACAAAAACTTTTATCGACAGGCAATGAGACTCGTGCAGCTGGATGCGATGAGCGGCCCCCTCGCCGAATTACTCGGAATGGTGGCCGCCTCGGCCGTGCTCCTCCCGGCTGCATTTCTGGTGCTGCGTCAGACGACAACAATTGGGGGGATTACCCTCGCCAGTTCTCCGCCGACCTTTCCCGAACTCGCGCTGTTCTACGTGCTTCTTGCCGGAGTCCTGGAACCGGTTCGCAAATTCTCGAAGTTTTACAATTCGATCCGGCAGTCGACCGCGATTGCCGAACGGTTGTTCGAACGGATGGACACGAAATCGCTCGTCTCCACCCCGGCCGAACCGCAGTTCCTGCCGCGCCTGACGCAATCGATTGAATTTCGAAATGTTTCCTTCGAATACGCCCGCAATCCGAACGACCGCAGCGAACGGGGCCTGGTCCTGAACGGTCTCGACCTGACAATCCGCGCTGGCGAAACAGTTGCCGTGGTGGGACCCAACGGCTGTGGCAAGTCGACACTGGTGAACCTGCTGCCGCGCTTTTATGACCCCGTGAGCGGCGACGTGTTCTTTGACGGGATCAATCTGAAAGATGCAAATCTGGGCGATATCCGGGATCAGATCGCCCTGGTTCCTCAGGAAACATTGTTGTTTGACGACACAATCCTGGAGAACATCCGTTACGGACGACCGACCGCCATGGATGCCGATGTCGTGGATGCAGCCCGCCGCGCTCACGTCATTTCCTTTTCAGAATCCATGCCCCTGGGACTGAAAACCATGGTCGGAGAGCACGGAAAACATCTGTCGGGCGGACAGAGACAGCGAGTCGCCCTGGCACGGGCCATCCTGCGAGATCCTCGAATCTTGATTCTGGACGAACCTACGTCGGCGGTTGACGCTCAGAGTGAGCAGTTGATTCACGCCACGCTGCGTGATTTTGTCGTCGGTCGGACGACACTTTTGATCACACATTGTCTGACGCCGACCCTGCTCGAGTTCTTGACGAGGATCGTCGTTGTCGACCGCGGGCGCGTCGTGGCCACGGGCCGACATGCTGAACTTCTGGCGAATTGTCCTATTTATCAGCGTTTGTGGGCGGCCCAGACGCAGCGTGCGGTTGCCTGAGCAACGGGTCACACCCGCCAAGATCACCTCCTGCAAGACCCCCATTCCGGGTTTTAGGAAAGTAAGTAAAAAGTTGATCCTCAAAGTGTCCTCATGTCGAAAACATATACGGCTGAGATGTGACTTCAGATCGACTAAGCTGAGAGTAACTGGAACGTATCGTGTCGACGAAATGGATGAACTGGCGACTGAGTCTAGTCATCATCGCGATTACGGTTGGAATTCTGACCCTGATCTCGCAGAGCACCGGCACGCCCGAAGTTCGCAACGCAGACAGTCCTTCTAACTTCGTCCTCGTTGATCCCCGGCCCAGCGCCGAGGATTGGCCCTGGTGGCGTGGGGTCGACGGTCGAAATGTCGCACTTTCGAAACAGTTCCCGTTGCAATGGTCGGAAAGCAATCATCCGGGATGGCAAGTGGGACTCTCGGGGCTCGGCAGTGCCACACCCAGTATCTGGGGCGATCGATTGTTCCTGCCCGTATTCGAACCGGACAGCCAGAGGTTGTATCTGAAGTGCGTTACCCGTCGTAGCGGCGTCGTCGCGTGGAAAACAATGATCCACGACAAAGATCCCAAAAACGTCCGGGACAGCAACTTGCTCCACCTTGCGACGCCGGTTTGCGACGGACAGAGCGTGTTCACTGTGGCTCACTACCGTGATCAGCTTTGGGTGACTGCGGTCGATTTTTCCGGACGCGTGTTGTGGCAGAACCCGGCGGGTCGTTACCTGTCGGAAACAGGTAGCGTCTCGTCGCCGACCCTCTACAAGTCGCTGGTGATCGTCACTGCAGATCAGGCCCGAGACAGCTACATTGCGGCAATACATCGTCAGACGGGAGAAGTCATCTGGCGCACGCGACGCCCCAAGGGGGAAAGCCTGGGAACACCCGTGGTCGGAACGATCGCCGGTCGTGCTCAAGTGGTCGTCGGAGGGCCGGGGGCCGTCATCAGTTACGACCCGGCAACGGGTGAACCCCTCTGGACGTGTCGAATTTCCGCATCACACGTCCTGAGCTCCGTGACCTTTGATTCTGAACGCGTGTTTGCAACCACGGCACAACCCAACGCCGAAGTCATCTGTATCGCGGCGGACGGAACCGGTGATGTGACGACAAGTCATGTCGTGTGGCGCGACGCACGTTTGGCGGGTGAGGTCCCATCTCCCGTATGTCACGGCGGATTGCTTTACGTGCTCGCCGAAGACGGGCGACTGTCGTGTGTACAAGCGGCGACGGGAAAACTGGAATGGATCCGGCAACTGTCTGGAACATTCTCTGCCTCACCCGTGATCGCTGGAGACTTCGTCTTTTGTGCGAGCGAATCGGGAGAGACCTATTTTGTTCGCACAGGGACAGCAAACCCCGTCATCATCAAGAACACGCTGGCGGAAGGAATCGTCGCCACCCCGATTTTCGCGGGTGATTCCATCTTCATTCGGACGATTCATCAACTGCACAGAATTTCAGGACAGAACGTAGAACCCGTCGTTGAACGCGGAAGCGACGTGCGAAGACGATTCTAAAAACGGATCCAGACGCAGGACGAAATCACCGTGCGCGATTGTGCTCGGAAGGAGGCGGACCGAAACGAGGGAAGCCTCCTCCATGCAAAGCCCGGGCATGTGTCACCCGAGCACAGTCCAGCACGGTGATTTCCGTCGTCCCCGGTGGACGAGATGGCGGACCGAGCCTGCCACAGGACCAGTGAACGCTTACAGAACTTGTCCTTCGATCAGATTGCCGTTCGATTTGACTCGAACGACGCTGCCGGCAGGGCAGACAGCGCGTTTCAGCGTGCCGATCCCCACCCCCTTTGTTTGGGCTGGATCTGGATTCTCGGTGTCGCTGGCCGCGGACGTCAGCACACCCACTTCGCTCTCTCCGGCAGCATCAAAAACCGGAGAGCCACTTGCCGGAGCAATCGGAGATTCAAACCGAATCCGTCGGATCTCACGGTTCGTGTGGCCCAGTGCATCCAGGCGAGCAATCGTCTCCTGACCGAGATAACAACCCTTATTGAATGAGACACACTGCCTGGTGCGAGCCACCTCTTGCGCCAGGTAGTCCTCTGTAAAGTCTTGTCCGAAGAGCGGGTACCCCGCTTCGATCCGCAAGTACTCGAACTGGTCTGAAGTCCCTTCAGGGATACCAACCGATATCATGCCCTGTTTGACGCGGTCTACCTGGCTCCGGGGAATCGACATCAGAAAACCAGGTGTTCCAAAGAGGTCGACGCGACGAATATCGATTGTCGTGTCGTGAAGCTCGCGCTGCTCTGAGTCACCGATCCGCATGGTCTCAGGAAGCTGCAGCAACTGTGTCGCCAGCGGTCCTGACACGAACAGTTCTCCAAAATCGTTCTCATGAGAAATCAGTTGCACGTCGTCGATCAGAACGAACTTCTGAAGGTGCGACAGGATGGCTGACTGCTGCTGAGGCGCCCCGTCCAGCCAGTGCGAATCCTCACGACAGAAAACATAGACGTGAGCGACCACTTTTCCTTTCAGGCTGGTCACGAATGTTTCGCAACCGGTTCCCGGTTTCAGTGACTTGATGTCATTCGACATGAAGCTGTGCAGGAAACGAGCGCGATCCGCCCCCCGAACTTCAATTTGTGTTCGATTGCTGACATCAAACACGACCACGCTTGAACCGGCTGCGTTTCGGATCGCTGCCAGAGAAATCGATGAGTTTCGGTTATCAGTGCTCAATGGATGCTGCCTTTTCTTGTGATGATCGCGATCTTCGCCCGGATAGCAAGAGCCGTAATTCGGTCAGGTTCACAAGGCGTGTCGTGAAGAGGAAGGCTAATCCACCCATTCCCATGGGAAGGACCAACCGAACTAGCCGCTCCAGGAACTCCACCCGAATCGGGAATGAGGTCGGCATCACCAGGCAGACCAGAACCATCACCAGGGTCGCCGTCAATGTTTTCAGCGTGGTGATGCCGATCTCACGCCAGTTGAGCGTTCCCAGTTTGTGCTGAAGCATGAGCGCCGTCACGGTGCTTTGTCCCGCCGCGACGAATGCCGTGGAAAAGGCGAGCCCAATACCGCCCAGAGGCCAGATCAGTGTCAGGTTCAGCACAAAATTAATCGCGACCGCTCCGAGACCGATGTACATCGGAGTCAGTCGATCCCCGATCGCATAGAAGCCACGTTGCAGGATCAGCAGGCCACAGTACGCCCAGACCCCGGAACCGTAAGCGGCAATCATCTGTCCCGTTGTTTGAGCAGCCTGCGCATCAAACTTGCCATACTCGAAGAAGAATGTCGCCAGTGGCTGACCAATCAGAATCAGGCCGGCGCTCGCGGGCAATCCGATGGCAATTACCAGGCGGATTCCAAACGACAGATCTGATCTCAACTTGTCCGAGTCCCCATTCTGGGCATGCGCCGTTAACAGGGGGAACAGGACTGTCCCGAGAGCAACCCCGAACACACCGAGGGGAAACTGATAAAGACGCTGGCCGAGGTACAAGGCCGTCGCAGTCCCTTCACGAAGAGGATAATTCAACGCCCAGGGAAGGGGCATCAGTTCGTTGGAGCCCGCAGGCTGCGTGAATCCCCAGGCGACGAAACTGTCCAGGACCGCGTTGAGTTGTGTGATCGATACTCCAATTACGACCGGCAGCATGCTTCTGGCAATTCGTCCCACCTGCCCCATCGACAGCCGCCAGTCAGAGCGGAACCCGAAGCCGCACTGCGTTAAGACGCTCAGCGGAAAAATCAGCTGAAGTACCCCGCCGATCAGCACACAGACCGCAACGACGTAGACCTGCGTAATCTCGTCCGTCCAGAACGGAACGATTCCCCACAGACTCAGCAGCCACACGGCATTCAGGACAAGTGGAACCAGGGCAGGCCAGAGAAACTTGCCAAGCGCATTCAGAGCTGCGCCAAGTTGAGCCGCCAGACAAATCAGCAGCACATAGGGCATCAGGGCCATCGTGAGATTCCGCAAGAGCGTCCCTTCGGGACTGAGCGGAATGTACCAAGTCAGCGACCACAGCAGTCCATTGATGAGCAGGATCATGGTGCTCAGGAACACGGCTAATGTGATGAAGACCGCCCATGTGACGCGTACGGCGGACTCAATCCCCTTCTCGCGCATTTCAGAAACAAAAACGGGCAGAAATGCGGTCGTCAGCGCCCCTTCGCCAAGCAGCACCCGTGCCAGATTCGGCAACCGGAATGCCACCGTGAATGCGTCCATCACCGGCCCGGCGCCGAACATCACACCCATGGCCTGGTCACGTAATAATCCCGTGATACGACTTAAGAGGGTGCAAAAGCTGACAACTTTCAGGTTTGTCGTGACTTGTTGCAAAGATTCGTTCAATGAGAAATCCGTTCCATGAACCCGGAAGGCATCTGCAAAAGGCGAAAGAGTAGGAGAATAGTTCCATGAATTCCACCGTTCAGACGGAGCACACTGACGGCGTCCTGTAATGCAACCTTGAATGCATGAAGCTGCCGCTGCCGTTGAGCCGTCCAAGTTCGATGCCCCCGATCGCAGCGTAGCACCCGTTTCCGAATGGCGGTGTGAACGGTCTTTGGCCTTCGGGGCACCGAAGGGGGGCATCACACTGAACAGATTAAGGCCAGATCATTCATTCGATCACTTCGACCACGTACGGAATCACCCATCTCCATTTCGGGGGCTGGTAACCCGAAGGACGAGGTTCTACATTCTCGACAAACTTGGACTCAGAAGACGAGCGTCGGCCGGTCGAATGAAGTACGCTCTTGGCGCTGCGGGGATCAGATAAGAGAACGAGCTCTGCCATCGGTCGAGTGAAACCACCCCGCGCTGCCTGGCCGGAGGACTGCGTCTGAATAAGTCCGAGCGGATGGATACCTAATTTGGGCCTCGCCCTGGCCTCCTTTCCGTCATCGGGACTGAGGGCAGGCCTGCGAATTGAGAATCGACAATCCTGAGGAAATCTGTGTCACGCAAACCGCTCTTCATCATCTTTGTGACGGTCGTCGTCGATTTGCTTGGTTTCGGAATCGTCCTGCCTCTTCTGCCACGCTATGCAGAACATTTTCTCCCCACGGAAACGCACGTCGCGGCACCAGCCGAAGCTGTCGCAGTCGACGTCCCGGAAACTGTTCCTGGCACCGCAGGTGGCCCGGTTGATGCGGTCGAACATGCGGTCCCAGAACTCACCCGAGGGAGTGAGGTGAGCAAGTTCTGGCGGGGGATGATCCTCGGGGGTCTCATGGCATCCTTTTCTGCCATGCAGTTTTTGTTTGCTCCGTTATGGGGATCGCTCTCAGATCGTGTGGGACGCCGCCCGGTGCTCCTTGTGGGACTGGCCGGATCGACCCTGTTTTACATTCTGTTTGCTCTTATCACGCAGTGGGGCAACAGTGGGCCGGTATGGGGGTTGAGTCCCGTCGTCTGGCTGTTCGTCACGCGCATGGGGGCAGGCATCGCGGGCGCCACCATCCCCACAGCCCAGGCCTACATTGCCGATTGCACAGACCAGACGACACGTGGCAAGGGGATGGCGATCATTGGGGCAGCGTTCGGAATCGGCTTCACCTTTGGCCCATTGCTGGGGGCCTGGTTTGTCCCCGACAATATCACCGCCGCACCAAGTGCCGCTCCAGGTTATGTCGCAGCGGTCCTTTCCGGAATTGCGTTTCTGCTGGGTGTTTTTCTGCTGCCAGAATCTCTCAAAGCGGGCGAGCGATCACCCTCATCGCGGCACGGCTGGCAGTCGATGGGTTCCGTCTACCGGGTCCTCACAAATCGAGTTCTGGGCCCGATTATCTTTGCCGTCTTTTTAACGACGTTTGCTTTCGGTCAGTTTGAAACAACACTCGCCATGCTGACGAAGAAACTGGCAGTGTCCGATCGAGGCAACTTCTACATTTTTGCTTATATCGGTCTGATTCTGACCCTCGCACAAGGACTCCTGGTTCGTCGGCTGATTCCCAAAATGGGCGAATATCGCATGGCCGTTGGCGGCGTGATTTTGATGACGATCGGACTTCTGCTGGTTGGGCAGGCCGCCACAGCAAGTTCCCTGACAATTCTGCTTGTCGTCCTTCCGATCGTGGTCATTGGTTTCTCGGCAACCACTCCTTCCCTGCAGTCGATGCTCAGCCTGAATACGGGTGATGACGTACAGGGCGAAGTTCTGGGGGTCGGGCAGAGTATTTCATCGCTCGCTCGTATCGCAGGCCCCGTGGTTGGAATGGTGCTGCAGGAACGAAATTTGTCGCTTCCGTACTGGTTTGCAGCGGCGCTGATGGCCTTTGGTGCCGTGATGGTGTCGCGTCTGAAGTCGCTTTCCCAGGTTGGGAAAGAACTTGGCGCGACGGCGCCTGCTGATCCGACGTCCGCTGCCTGAATGGATCGCAGACTTCTCGACAACGCGTCAAACGATTGAGGTTTCGCCCGCTTCACATTTGCATCTCTGGGGATTTTTTTTGTTCCCAGAGGCGATCGAGATAACACGGCGCCGCAAGCGGTAATTAATCCTCGTCACGTCCTGATTGAAAAAGTTCCAGAGCGAGGGAGATGTGGATTGCCCTCTTGACGCATAAGTGGTTACCTTGGTGTTTCGATTTGAGTACCACTTGCTCAGGGAACCGAATCCATGACGCGTGCGCCTTCCGGAATGTCAACTCCCCTCGATTGGATCCATCAAATTCCGGTCTCGCGACGGAAGCTCCTGAAAATAGGCAGCCTGGGATTGGCAGGCATGGGACTTTCCCTTCCACACCTGCTTGCGTCGGACGCGGCGAAAGCGAATTCACGCCGATCAACCCTGGCGGACAACTGCATCCTGCTCTTTCTGAACGGGGGCCCGAGTCATCTGGACATGTGGGATCTGAAACCCAACGCTCCGGATGGAATCCGGGGAGAGTTCAAGCCGATCTCGACATCGTTACCCGGTTATCAGATGTGCGAGCATCTTCCTCGTCTGTCGCGGCAGGCTCATCTGGCCACCGTGGTGCGGTCGATGAATCACACCGTCAACAATTCACACGCAGCCGCTGTCTACGCTTCACTGACCGGACATGATCGGGGAGAGCAGGGGGGTGGGGCGAAAGCGACCGATCATCCGTCACTCGGCTCCATCATGGCCCGCGTCCGTCCGACCGAGGCGAATGTCGTACCGCATGTCTGCCTTCCTTACATTACCAAGGAAGGGGCAGGTGGGCCGCCTCAGCCCGGATTCTTCGGAGGAATCCTCGGTAACTCGTATGATCCGCTTTTCGTTCTGAAAGACCCGAACGCGCCCGACTTTCGCGTCCCGGAACTGACTCTTCAACAGGAAGTTTCATTCGACCGTCTGGACGCACGACGCAAGCTCTTCGAATCCGCAGAAAGCGCGGCGAAAGCGACCTCTGCGACGACTGGCGAGATGACCCGGATGCAGTCTCGGGCATTGGATCTGCTCACCTCGGAAACGACTCAGCGAGCGTTCCGGCTGACCGAAGAATCCGATGCGATGCGTGAGTCTTACGGCAGAAACATTTATGGTCAAAGCGCTTTGCTGGCTCGCCGGCTGGTGGAGGCGGGGACCCGAATCGTCACGATTTCGTGGGCTCCTGACGCCAATGCCACCTGGGACACTCACGGAAGCAATTTTGTCAGCCTGAAAAACACCCTGCTCCCGCAGTTCGACGCGGCCTGCGCCAGCCTGGTCGCCGATCTGTCCGAGCGGGGGATGCTGGACCGAACTGTGGTCGCGGTGATTGGCGATTTCGGTCGAACTCCACGAATCAACGCCAACAATGGTGGACGTGATCACTGGAACTTCTGCTATAGCGTGATGATGGTCGGGGGAGGTTTCAAACCGGGACTGATTTACGGTTCAAGCGATGCAACTGGAGCGTTTCCCGCGAGTCAGCCGCTTGTTCCCGGGGACATCATTTCGACCATCTACACCGCACTCGGGGTGGATCCGACTGGCGACATTCATGACGCATTCCAGCGCCCCTACCGCATCGTTCCTGCGGGCGAAACCGTCTGGGATTTACTGCGAGATCGCGTTTCTTGAGCGATCTTCATTCTGGACCTGATTAATCCCACGTCGGTCGAGCAGAGAAGAACGGACAACACTCCACGCCTCCTCGCCCTGTTAGCACTTCTTCACCGGCGCATCACGTTGACTGGCTCATCAAGCGGGGAAGAGTTGTCCACGCGCTGTTCCGGGTCGTTCAGTGGTTCGACTGCGAATCCGTATGCGCCATTGATTGTCCGCAATCCCCGGAAGTGCTAGGATTGGCCTGCCTCAGCGCAATGGGGTTATGCACCATATTGATCTAGCCAGCTGTCCCGTCCATTGCCCATTTAAACACAGGTTCTGCCCGGATGAATTCCACCCAATACCGTCATCTTGGTGCACACCTGGCAATTGAGAATGGTGAGCCCGGCGTGAAATTTAACGTCTGGGCTCCGAATGCCACCGAAGTCTCCGTCCTGTGTGATCAGAATGCGTGGATGCACGGACGCAACTGGCTTCAATCCAGTGACAACGGTGTCTGGTGGGGTTTTGTCCCCGGAATGAAACACGGGGACCCTTACAAATTTGGCATTCGGTCGAAGCACGGGCAATTGCTTCAAAAATCGGACCCGTACGCCTTCGCGACCGAAGTCCCCCCGAAAAGTGCGTCGCTGGTTTACAACCTCGATGGCCACAAATGGCGCGATCACGAATGGATGAGCCAGCGAGAGGCCTCCAACTGGTACGAAAAGCCTGTCTCCGTCTATGAAGTCCACCTCGGTTCCTGGAAGCGGCCGACCGATGGTCGTCAGTTCTTCAACTACGTGGAACTGGCTCGGATGCTGGTGGCCTATGTGCAGGACCTCGGCTACACCCACATCGAACTCATGCCGGTGAATGAATTTCCCTTCGACGGTTCATGGGGGTACCAGGCGACTGGCTACTTCGCTCCGACCAGTCGCTTCGGAACGCCGCATGACTTCATGGAGTTTGTCGAAATCTGTCACGCAGCCGGAATTGGCGTGATCATTGACTGGGTTCCCGCTCACTTTCCCACCGACGGACACTCGCTGGGCAGCTTCGACGGAACGGCGTGCTACGAACACGAAGACCCGCGGAAAGGGTTTCACCCCGACTGGGGAACACTGATTTTCAACTACGGTCGCACGGAAGTGCGCGAATTCCTGCTCTCGAGCGCCCGTTACTGGATTGACACGTTCCATGTCGACGGACTACGCGTGGACGCCGTAGCCTCGATGCTCTATCTCGACTACTCCCGTAAGCCCGGGGAGTGGGTGCCGAACATGTTCGGGGGACGCGAGAACCTCGAAGCCATCGATTTCCTCAAAGAAATGAATTCCGAACTGTACCGTGAATTCCCGGGCATCCTGACGATTGCGGAAGAATCGACATCCTGGGGCGGAGTTTCTCGTCCAGTCTACACCGGCGGTCTCGGTTTCGGCATGAAATGGGACATGGGCTGGATGAACGACACGCTGCGCTACTTGCGCCGTGAACCCGTCCACCGCAAGCATCATCAGAACGAACTTTCGTTCCGAATGGTTTATGCCTTCACAGAAAATTTCATGCTGCCGTTGTCCCATGACGAGGTCGTGCATGGGAAGTGCTCTCTCTTGTCCCAAATGCCGGGGGATCATTGGCAGAAGTTCGCCAATTTGCGAACCCTCTTCGGATATCAGTATACCCAGCCCGGCAAGAAGCTGCTCTTCATGGGAGGAGAGATTGGCCAATGGCTGGAGTGGAACCATAACACGCAGCTCGACTGGCCGTTGCTCGATCATCCGATGCATGCCGGAATCCA is from Schlesneria sp. DSM 10557 and encodes:
- a CDS encoding ABC transporter ATP-binding protein; amino-acid sequence: MGSFIWPYRRKLTLSCVFGLVAALLWSFELLLTFPITIMFGEYHTLGNYVRHEVELKTSAIAERNSKLLELDEKLLSLPENGERRRLSERVEVIEDQQRLRTEVKAYTSKLWWLTWIESKIIRNLPTDQFRMFALLFFGILVVTFAKGAAGYYQDVLAGSVAESVVIDLRQQLFRSALRLDPQTISLEGSSAWLTDFTYSLQHLVNGMTEVGGRIVREPLKALSCLVALFYFNWQLTVVFLLFMPVLGLLFHWLGQRLKRAANRVVDSMSRIYKSLEETFNNSKAVIAFDRAGQHRRHFHRENKNFYRQAMRLVQLDAMSGPLAELLGMVAASAVLLPAAFLVLRQTTTIGGITLASSPPTFPELALFYVLLAGVLEPVRKFSKFYNSIRQSTAIAERLFERMDTKSLVSTPAEPQFLPRLTQSIEFRNVSFEYARNPNDRSERGLVLNGLDLTIRAGETVAVVGPNGCGKSTLVNLLPRFYDPVSGDVFFDGINLKDANLGDIRDQIALVPQETLLFDDTILENIRYGRPTAMDADVVDAARRAHVISFSESMPLGLKTMVGEHGKHLSGGQRQRVALARAILRDPRILILDEPTSAVDAQSEQLIHATLRDFVVGRTTLLITHCLTPTLLEFLTRIVVVDRGRVVATGRHAELLANCPIYQRLWAAQTQRAVA
- a CDS encoding type IV pilus twitching motility protein PilT — its product is MQPTHDGDRLMQDLQSDFPPVLTEWLAQAAQAEASDLHLVAGFPPSIRLNGRLTHLNESPLEPDRLNILLIEACPEHFQEKLKTERSLDFSVALGGDLAGTRVRANLFYTTGNLGGCFRIIPGAIPDFEWAAFPEELAERLAGIRDGMVIVTGPTGSGKSTTLAMIVNLINRAGGSRIISIEEPLEFEFPRMPNSMVSQREVGVDVPTFADGLRNGLRQDPDVILVGEIRGHDTAQIALSAAETGHLVFSTLHSRDAKGAITRYTDLFTDDAQRDIRSQLALCLRSVVAQRLLPDVRPGRKQHLALEVLWNTFPIGSAIRTGKFESIDNYLTTARDDGMVSFDESVRRLFKAGKISQQVAEMNVREAIQLYR
- a CDS encoding PQQ-binding-like beta-propeller repeat protein, encoding MSTKWMNWRLSLVIIAITVGILTLISQSTGTPEVRNADSPSNFVLVDPRPSAEDWPWWRGVDGRNVALSKQFPLQWSESNHPGWQVGLSGLGSATPSIWGDRLFLPVFEPDSQRLYLKCVTRRSGVVAWKTMIHDKDPKNVRDSNLLHLATPVCDGQSVFTVAHYRDQLWVTAVDFSGRVLWQNPAGRYLSETGSVSSPTLYKSLVIVTADQARDSYIAAIHRQTGEVIWRTRRPKGESLGTPVVGTIAGRAQVVVGGPGAVISYDPATGEPLWTCRISASHVLSSVTFDSERVFATTAQPNAEVICIAADGTGDVTTSHVVWRDARLAGEVPSPVCHGGLLYVLAEDGRLSCVQAATGKLEWIRQLSGTFSASPVIAGDFVFCASESGETYFVRTGTANPVIIKNTLAEGIVATPIFAGDSIFIRTIHQLHRISGQNVEPVVERGSDVRRRF
- the murJ gene encoding murein biosynthesis integral membrane protein MurJ, whose protein sequence is MNESLQQVTTNLKVVSFCTLLSRITGLLRDQAMGVMFGAGPVMDAFTVAFRLPNLARVLLGEGALTTAFLPVFVSEMREKGIESAVRVTWAVFITLAVFLSTMILLINGLLWSLTWYIPLSPEGTLLRNLTMALMPYVLLICLAAQLGAALNALGKFLWPALVPLVLNAVWLLSLWGIVPFWTDEITQVYVVAVCVLIGGVLQLIFPLSVLTQCGFGFRSDWRLSMGQVGRIARSMLPVVIGVSITQLNAVLDSFVAWGFTQPAGSNELMPLPWALNYPLREGTATALYLGQRLYQFPLGVFGVALGTVLFPLLTAHAQNGDSDKLRSDLSFGIRLVIAIGLPASAGLILIGQPLATFFFEYGKFDAQAAQTTGQMIAAYGSGVWAYCGLLILQRGFYAIGDRLTPMYIGLGAVAINFVLNLTLIWPLGGIGLAFSTAFVAAGQSTVTALMLQHKLGTLNWREIGITTLKTLTATLVMVLVCLVMPTSFPIRVEFLERLVRLVLPMGMGGLAFLFTTRLVNLTELRLLLSGRRSRSSQEKAASIEH
- a CDS encoding MFS transporter — encoded protein: MSRKPLFIIFVTVVVDLLGFGIVLPLLPRYAEHFLPTETHVAAPAEAVAVDVPETVPGTAGGPVDAVEHAVPELTRGSEVSKFWRGMILGGLMASFSAMQFLFAPLWGSLSDRVGRRPVLLVGLAGSTLFYILFALITQWGNSGPVWGLSPVVWLFVTRMGAGIAGATIPTAQAYIADCTDQTTRGKGMAIIGAAFGIGFTFGPLLGAWFVPDNITAAPSAAPGYVAAVLSGIAFLLGVFLLPESLKAGERSPSSRHGWQSMGSVYRVLTNRVLGPIIFAVFLTTFAFGQFETTLAMLTKKLAVSDRGNFYIFAYIGLILTLAQGLLVRRLIPKMGEYRMAVGGVILMTIGLLLVGQAATASSLTILLVVLPIVVIGFSATTPSLQSMLSLNTGDDVQGEVLGVGQSISSLARIAGPVVGMVLQERNLSLPYWFAAALMAFGAVMVSRLKSLSQVGKELGATAPADPTSAA
- a CDS encoding folate-binding protein YgfZ, which encodes MSTDNRNSSISLAAIRNAAGSSVVVFDVSNRTQIEVRGADRARFLHSFMSNDIKSLKPGTGCETFVTSLKGKVVAHVYVFCREDSHWLDGAPQQQSAILSHLQKFVLIDDVQLISHENDFGELFVSGPLATQLLQLPETMRIGDSEQRELHDTTIDIRRVDLFGTPGFLMSIPRSQVDRVKQGMISVGIPEGTSDQFEYLRIEAGYPLFGQDFTEDYLAQEVARTRQCVSFNKGCYLGQETIARLDALGHTNREIRRIRFESPIAPASGSPVFDAAGESEVGVLTSAASDTENPDPAQTKGVGIGTLKRAVCPAGSVVRVKSNGNLIEGQVL